In Solanum pennellii chromosome 7, SPENNV200, the following are encoded in one genomic region:
- the LOC107026000 gene encoding uncharacterized protein LOC107026000, with product MASLLNPPLTLPQNKLNPGGVLSVSTSGIPNKNFQPSSTRWSHRRCLMTRAKPSVETDMLAKDSVGTDAVDDKDFGVVCMHHVGILCENLERSLDFYQNILGLEINEARPHDKLPYRGAWLWVGSEMIHLMELPNPDPYTGRPEHGGRDRHTCIAIRDVSKLKAILDKAGIPYTLSRSGRPAIFTRDPDTNALEFTQVDA from the exons ATGGCTTCTCTGCTGAACCCACCTCTCACTCTGCCTCAAAACAAG CTGAACCCTGGGGGTGTCTTATCTGTATCTACTAGTGGAATAccaaacaaaaattttcaaccaTCTTCAACACGATGGAGCCACAGGCGTTGTTTGATGACGAGAGCTAAACCATCGGTGGAAACGGATATGCTGGCAAAAGATTCTGTAGGCACCGACGCTGTTGATGATAAGG ATTTTGGAGTTGTTTGCATGCACCACGTTGGGATactatgtgaaaaccttgagaGGTCATTAGACTTTTACCAGAACATTCTTG GGCTAGAAATAAATGAGGCAAGACCACATGACAAGCTTCCCTATAGAGGTGCTTGGTTGTGGGTGGGTTCTGAGATGATACATCTAATGGAGCTTCCAAATCCAGATCCTTATACTGGTAGGCCTGAGCACGGGGGCAGAGATCGTCATACTTGCATAGCAATTCGCGATGTGTCTAAGCTGAAAGCTATTCTTGATAAAGCTG GCATTCCCTACACTCTTAGTCGCTCTGGGAGACCGGCCATTTTCACTCGAGACCCTGATACTAATGCACTAGAATTTACTCAAGTTGATGCTTGA
- the LOC107025999 gene encoding U-box domain-containing protein 34-like isoform X2, with protein sequence MYIEDMRANCEEIFIPFKNLCTRKSVETVVLEGDNPATVLLKYVAQAGINSLVLGSFSPSYFGRKQKDGDVPSAILKHVPESFDVYVVSSNGLVKNSLNPLLSTETELNTINQQESIASCASMDFHSRASSLADFTHLNPPAFLHVNTSNHISPQQRYIQNLEESAAGLEAVKSSHSSTYSEHSDIQVEMGRLQLELRNTITLYNQTCEHLIHAQNKVQLLSSKFCEETRRVNAAKEREESLRKIVAELKKKHVETEKEVEIARKLLAEEACERQIAESKALQQSLEKQKVVDALLSCDGRYRRLTREEIQVATDSFSESKVIGEGGYGKVFKGNLDHTPVAIKALHPNASLKKEEFLKEVEVLSQLHHPHIVLLLGASPGNGCLVYEYMENGSLEDHIFQGKNRPLPWFVRFRILFEVASALAFLHNSKPDPIVHRDLKPGNILLDKNYVSKIGDVGLAKIMSDIVPESVTEYRNSVLAGTFAYMDPEYLRTGTLRPKSDLYAFGIITLQLLAACHPNGLIMKFEEAIDTNSLANVLDKSVVDWPLIEAEELSKMALKCCKLRCRDRPDLVTEVLPLLEKLSEFAKMHVRVQGNLRAPSQYFCPILEEVMEEPHIAADGFTYEHRAIKAWVDRHNISPVTKQILQHKMLTPNHTLHLAIQDWRSR encoded by the exons ATGTATATAGAGGATATGAGGGCTAACTGTGAAGAAATATTTATCCCATTTAAGAATCTATGCACAAGAAAAAGT GTTGAAACTGTGGTGCTGGAAGGGGATAATCCTGCAACAGTGCTTCTAAAATATGTAGCTCAGGCTGGGATTAATAGTCTAGTGTTGGGCTCTTTCTCTCCCAGTTACTTTGGCAG GAAGCAGAAGGATGGAGATGTACCATCAGCTATCCTCAAGCATGTTCCTGAgtcttttgatgtttatgtggTGTCATCGAATGGACTTGTTAAAAATTCCTTGAATCCCTTGTTATCTACTG AGACTGAACTTAATACTATCAATCAACAAGAATCCATTGCGTCTTGTGCCTCGATGGATTTTCATAGCAGAGCATCATCACTTGCAGACTTTACACATCTCAATCCTCCAGCATTTTTACATGTGAATACTTCTAATCATATCAGTCCTCAGCAAAGATACATTCAAAATCTAGAAGAATCGGCAGCTGGTCTGGAGGCAGTCAAGAGTAGCCATTCTTCCACTTACTCAGAACAT TCAGACATTCAGGTTGAAATGGGAAGATTGCAGCTAGAGTTGCGAAACACCATAACATTGTACAACCAAACATGTGAACATCTGATCCATGCCCAAAACAAG GTCCAATTGCTTTCCTCAAAATTCTGTGAAGAAACAAGAAGAGTGAATGCAGCCAAGGAAAGAGAAGAAAGCCTAAGGAAAATAGTTGCTGAACTGAAGAAGAAACATGTAGAAACTGAGAAAGAGGTTGAGATAGCGAGAAAGTTGCTCGCTGAAGAAGCTTGTGAGAGGCAGATAGCAGAGTCGAAGGCTCTCCAACAGTccttagaaaaacaaaaagttgtCGATGCACTACTGTCATGTGATGGCAGGTATAGGAGATTGACTAGAGAAGAGATTCAGGTGGCTACTGATTCTTTTTCTGAGTCTAAGGTAATTGGTGAAGGAGGATACGGAAAAGTTTTCAAAGGCAACCTTGATCATACCCCTGTTGCCATCAAAGCTCTTCATCCGAACGCATCATTAAAGAAAGAGGAGTTTCTAAAAGAG GTTGAGGTTCTAAGCCAGTTGCATCACCCACACATTGTTTTACTGCTCGGAGCTTCTCCAGGAAATGGCTGCCTTGTTTATGAGTATATGGAAAATGGAAGCCTGGAAGATCACATTTTCCAAGGAAAAAACAGACCTCTTCCCTGGTTTGTTCGATTCCGGATACTTTTTGAAGTGGCATCTGCTCTTGCATTCTTGCACAACTCAAAGCCTGATCCTATCGTTCATCGAGATCTAAAGCCAGGAAACATATTGTTGGACAAAAATTACGTGAGTAAAATCGGAGATGTGGGTTTAGCAAAAATTATGTCTGATATTGTTCCAGAAAGTGTTACAGAATATAGGAACTCCGTTCTTGCTGGCACCTTTGCTTACATGGATCCAGAGTATCTAAGAACTGGAACTCTGAGACCTAAGTCTGATCTGTATGCTTTTGGAATAATAACACTTCAACTATTGGCGGCTTGTCATCCTAATGGCCTTattatgaaatttgaagaagCTATAGACACTAATTCGCTCGCAAATGTACTTGATAAGTCAGTTGTAGACTGGCCATTGATTGAAGCAGAGGAGCTATCTAAGATGGCTCTAAAATGCTGTAAGCTTAGATGCAGAGATAGACCAGATCTTGTGACTGAAGTTCTTCCACTTCTGGAAAAACTTTCCGAATTCGCAAAGATGCATGTCAGGGTGCAGGGAAACCTTAGGGCACCTAGCCAGTACTTCTGTCCAATTCTTGAG GAAGTAATGGAAGAGCCACATATAGCAGCCGATGGCTTTACATATGAGCACAGAGCAATAAAGGCATGGGTTGACAGACATAACATTTCACCTGTTACGAAACAGATATTGCAGCACAAGATGCTTACCCCCAACCACACATTACACCTTGCCATACAAGATTGGAGGTCACGTTAA
- the LOC107025999 gene encoding U-box domain-containing protein 34-like isoform X1, with protein MKVDGDSPPSAAAEAMVNVAVAVKSGEGRGSQRAVRWAIEKLLPKAHRFFLIHVMPTVIAIPTPSGENIPVNELDDNVVEMYIEDMRANCEEIFIPFKNLCTRKSVETVVLEGDNPATVLLKYVAQAGINSLVLGSFSPSYFGRKQKDGDVPSAILKHVPESFDVYVVSSNGLVKNSLNPLLSTETELNTINQQESIASCASMDFHSRASSLADFTHLNPPAFLHVNTSNHISPQQRYIQNLEESAAGLEAVKSSHSSTYSEHSDIQVEMGRLQLELRNTITLYNQTCEHLIHAQNKVQLLSSKFCEETRRVNAAKEREESLRKIVAELKKKHVETEKEVEIARKLLAEEACERQIAESKALQQSLEKQKVVDALLSCDGRYRRLTREEIQVATDSFSESKVIGEGGYGKVFKGNLDHTPVAIKALHPNASLKKEEFLKEVEVLSQLHHPHIVLLLGASPGNGCLVYEYMENGSLEDHIFQGKNRPLPWFVRFRILFEVASALAFLHNSKPDPIVHRDLKPGNILLDKNYVSKIGDVGLAKIMSDIVPESVTEYRNSVLAGTFAYMDPEYLRTGTLRPKSDLYAFGIITLQLLAACHPNGLIMKFEEAIDTNSLANVLDKSVVDWPLIEAEELSKMALKCCKLRCRDRPDLVTEVLPLLEKLSEFAKMHVRVQGNLRAPSQYFCPILEEVMEEPHIAADGFTYEHRAIKAWVDRHNISPVTKQILQHKMLTPNHTLHLAIQDWRSR; from the exons ATGAAGGTCGACGGGGATAGTCCGCCGTCAGCTGCTGCGGAGGCGATGGTCAACGTGGCAGTGGCAGTTAAGAGCGGCGAAGGGAGGGGTAGTCAGCGAGCCGTCCGGTGGGCTATAGAGAAGTTGTTGCCTAAAGCTCATCGCTTTTTCCTCATTCATGTCATGCCTACCGTCATCGCAATTCCAACTCCCT CAGGAGAGAATATTCCAGTTAACGAGCTTGATGATAATGTGGTGGAAATGTATATAGAGGATATGAGGGCTAACTGTGAAGAAATATTTATCCCATTTAAGAATCTATGCACAAGAAAAAGT GTTGAAACTGTGGTGCTGGAAGGGGATAATCCTGCAACAGTGCTTCTAAAATATGTAGCTCAGGCTGGGATTAATAGTCTAGTGTTGGGCTCTTTCTCTCCCAGTTACTTTGGCAG GAAGCAGAAGGATGGAGATGTACCATCAGCTATCCTCAAGCATGTTCCTGAgtcttttgatgtttatgtggTGTCATCGAATGGACTTGTTAAAAATTCCTTGAATCCCTTGTTATCTACTG AGACTGAACTTAATACTATCAATCAACAAGAATCCATTGCGTCTTGTGCCTCGATGGATTTTCATAGCAGAGCATCATCACTTGCAGACTTTACACATCTCAATCCTCCAGCATTTTTACATGTGAATACTTCTAATCATATCAGTCCTCAGCAAAGATACATTCAAAATCTAGAAGAATCGGCAGCTGGTCTGGAGGCAGTCAAGAGTAGCCATTCTTCCACTTACTCAGAACAT TCAGACATTCAGGTTGAAATGGGAAGATTGCAGCTAGAGTTGCGAAACACCATAACATTGTACAACCAAACATGTGAACATCTGATCCATGCCCAAAACAAG GTCCAATTGCTTTCCTCAAAATTCTGTGAAGAAACAAGAAGAGTGAATGCAGCCAAGGAAAGAGAAGAAAGCCTAAGGAAAATAGTTGCTGAACTGAAGAAGAAACATGTAGAAACTGAGAAAGAGGTTGAGATAGCGAGAAAGTTGCTCGCTGAAGAAGCTTGTGAGAGGCAGATAGCAGAGTCGAAGGCTCTCCAACAGTccttagaaaaacaaaaagttgtCGATGCACTACTGTCATGTGATGGCAGGTATAGGAGATTGACTAGAGAAGAGATTCAGGTGGCTACTGATTCTTTTTCTGAGTCTAAGGTAATTGGTGAAGGAGGATACGGAAAAGTTTTCAAAGGCAACCTTGATCATACCCCTGTTGCCATCAAAGCTCTTCATCCGAACGCATCATTAAAGAAAGAGGAGTTTCTAAAAGAG GTTGAGGTTCTAAGCCAGTTGCATCACCCACACATTGTTTTACTGCTCGGAGCTTCTCCAGGAAATGGCTGCCTTGTTTATGAGTATATGGAAAATGGAAGCCTGGAAGATCACATTTTCCAAGGAAAAAACAGACCTCTTCCCTGGTTTGTTCGATTCCGGATACTTTTTGAAGTGGCATCTGCTCTTGCATTCTTGCACAACTCAAAGCCTGATCCTATCGTTCATCGAGATCTAAAGCCAGGAAACATATTGTTGGACAAAAATTACGTGAGTAAAATCGGAGATGTGGGTTTAGCAAAAATTATGTCTGATATTGTTCCAGAAAGTGTTACAGAATATAGGAACTCCGTTCTTGCTGGCACCTTTGCTTACATGGATCCAGAGTATCTAAGAACTGGAACTCTGAGACCTAAGTCTGATCTGTATGCTTTTGGAATAATAACACTTCAACTATTGGCGGCTTGTCATCCTAATGGCCTTattatgaaatttgaagaagCTATAGACACTAATTCGCTCGCAAATGTACTTGATAAGTCAGTTGTAGACTGGCCATTGATTGAAGCAGAGGAGCTATCTAAGATGGCTCTAAAATGCTGTAAGCTTAGATGCAGAGATAGACCAGATCTTGTGACTGAAGTTCTTCCACTTCTGGAAAAACTTTCCGAATTCGCAAAGATGCATGTCAGGGTGCAGGGAAACCTTAGGGCACCTAGCCAGTACTTCTGTCCAATTCTTGAG GAAGTAATGGAAGAGCCACATATAGCAGCCGATGGCTTTACATATGAGCACAGAGCAATAAAGGCATGGGTTGACAGACATAACATTTCACCTGTTACGAAACAGATATTGCAGCACAAGATGCTTACCCCCAACCACACATTACACCTTGCCATACAAGATTGGAGGTCACGTTAA